The genomic DNA tgcataagtgaaatagagtcaagtgcaaaaagagctaccgacggatgattaacaaagccatcgacggatgatcaaatgattatcaacggatgtttaatataacagtcgacggatgatcaattaaaccattaatggatgatctgaaagtcgacggatgatcatatgaagaattcaaacaacagttgaacagtgaaagctgacacacaaccgtcgagatgtatacaaacacactgtggaagcccattaactgggtaatagaggacgaaaagcagcaaagcttaagactgttagattttatatttgttcagtctttttgactttgtaatcttggtattatataaaccaagagagtagcaaatagaaaaataactgagatagctgaaaaacacaaaaacagagaaatctttgtaagcagaatctttagcatttcctgtattctcagtagttccatttgtaagcagctgtgagcatttctgcacaaagagtcctctcgatatattatatatatctctggtggaattgtttaaatccaccagaaagtttttaaagactcttgtttttaattacttatgttttgattcaatcaagtttacattccgcattgtgctaatcaaaacaaatatatctataattgagttgaacatttttatttcaagaaaaaggttcaagaattccattcaaccccccttctgtaattcttgctatattgttaagggactaacagaagTGAATGACCTAAATTGTTTCACTTGTTTGGTTCAGATCTAGAAACGGAATGAAAAGTTAAGtgattatatttatatttatatttgattTTTCTAATGTTTTGTAATTTGAAATGAtttaaatgtatttattatcatgtaatttatttttattataataaattaatataattaattatttataccATCATTACTTTTTTATGaaattaatataataaattaaCCCATAAATTACATCAAAATTACTTTTTTAAGCTACTAAGCTTCTCTCGATATTTGTATACATGAGCTGGACAGGAAATTAAATGGAATAGGTTATGTTAGAACTTTAAGTATACTGTAGAGGGGCTGAATACAGTAataaaaatcaaatcaaattcaGTACTCAATAGTGAAGAACAGTTTCTATTAATGAATAAAAATGATTACAAAACTCTCccaaaggatgaacaaatattcttgagagctgtcaggttatgtgtatgataaaacaATGCACGACACATATAGTGTTAACATAATATGTGCTAATATACcgcacagttacacaatcaaacATTTGATATAATATACATAgataaggaatcctaatacatatccaactaTTGATTGCTACAAATAAGTAAAGTCTTACACCGACATATCTATGCAAATCAAAGTCTTCCAGAGAGAATCAATTACTTCCTGGAACCTAGTCTTGGCAGATGCTGATAGAAAAATactgatattaaactctgatatgTCAAACATTGATAATCTTGATAAAGTCTAATATCTTCCACTAGTAAACTCTGATGGCAAATTCTGATGGTAAATGCttatatcatcaaatcatatcCAACAGATTGAAAAACGTTGACCAGATCAGAAAAGACTCCAGTGTATTATTTCATATAAGTTTTTTTTTGCTACTTTCTTCGTTTTTTTCTGGGTGTTCTCTTTTCAGACATTAAGGTTTTATTGTCTAAGTTTTCAGGACCATCATGCATTACTTTCGGTTAGATGATTAACTTTATTGTATGAAAGAAACTCCCTATTATTATTGTATCTCGGTACAATATATGTACGGGTATGTATATCCGTAAGAAAAAAAATTTACATCAAaattattcattttttaaaactaaataaGAAATTATTTTTTAAACAATATCTATATATTAATCTATTTTTGTGATAGAAGATATTAATTATTATGACAAATGGAAAAAAAACTTGAAAATGGAATTTAAATACTCATCAGGGGTGGGGAAGGGTCTTTTAGGGATGTTGGGTAAATCAATAAAAACAAGTTCAAATTTCATTGATAAAAATTCAACAAAAAGAGACGTAGATTAGAAGGTAAATGAATATTTCATTCAAGAAAAAAACATATTCCCTCCGTCCCATTTTATATGAGCAACTTTACTTTTTTGGATGTCATAAAAAGAATGAACCTCCCCCTTATAGTATATATTTAAGGTTATCATAACCACAcatttatataatatattattttatttatcccTCTTTTTGTCACTAATATTAAAGTCTACCATTATTTCTTAAACCCGTGCTAGTCAGAGTAGCTCAAACAAAATAGGACGGAACGAGTATGTCTTAATTTTTGAGGCCTCAAAAATTATGATAATATATTTTGTTACtggtattagtaacatcagtttaatgggtaaatgaaaatattttgcttATCTTACATAagtttaaattgataaaaatatggtattatgataatatatgaagattagatatgcattataaatttaacatttttaaaaactgatgttatacaTCTTCTTTAACATTAGTTTAAAAagcgatgttaaatggggggtctttaacatcacacacgaagacatcggatttttttgTTCATATACATCAttttttagccgatgtctattctactttttctagtagtgatgaGGCACTTTAAACTTAGAGCATCTTTGCTCTTTATATGGGCtcttaaattcaaaattaaagaGTGATGCTAAAATTTGAGCTTGAAGAGTAGAGATGATTGCGGTGCGGGCAATGCGATTTTTTTCCCAAACCGCACATGCGGTTTGATTAAATTTTCAAACCGCACCCTCATCGCGTAACCTCAAAAACCGAATAAAACATATCACGAAAATGTGGTGCGGTGtgatttatttattcaaaaaaaatgttgacataatataataaaaatttagcTAATAAGAAAGCtaaaaaataatatgtttttgattaaaaatatatgtCGATAATTTGTAATATGTAATCTAGTATTTATAATAAAAACTATAGTAAACAAGAAATGAATCTATAAtctataaataaatttatatataaattatatatatatatattattaataaatttatatatatacatatgaaaTTGCGGTATGCTGCAGTTTGAACTGCTATTTTAAAATGTCAAACCGCAAACTGCTACGCTACCACGCGGTTTGTCATACACTCAAACCGCAACCTCACCGCAAAAAATTAAAAACCGTATTTTTGCGGTATGGTGTGGGGTGGTGCGCGCGGTTTGTGCGGGTTGATGATCCCTCTATTGAAAAAACTCTTCTCTGTACTCAATTTTAAGAGCATCTACATATCtcttaattttaattttatactaAAATGATCGCTACACTTTCTTTTTCTCCCCCTATTTTTTTATCATTTTGTAACTTAAATAtacttttaattataaaataatttatgaaaagTGAGTTTATAAATTATTGTTGTTGAAAATGAACCTACTAGAagttaattttttatattatttttatagagTTAGGTAGGAGTCCGTTAAAAAATGTTTTTCAAACTTACGCCGTGTTTGGTTCAACGGAGGGAAGGgaaagggaggaattttaataGAGGGAAGGGAAGGGGAGGGGAAGGAAATGATATAATATTAATTCTATTTGGTTGAAAGAAGAGAGGAGGAGAAttaactcatttttatatttggTACAGGAGGGGAAGAGAgggatttataattaaaattacatATAAGTCCTTTAGGATTATATAAGTGTTAAGAAGATGTAAGGTCATTTTTGTCAATAAAATTTCTCCCCTCCAAAAAACCCCAAATCGGGAGGAAACAAAATAAGACCCATAAAGGGATTTTGAGCCCCTTCATTTCCCTCCTCTCCCCTCTAAAAATATGAACCAAACATATTTTTTATTGTAGGAACCCTCCCCTCCCCTCATTTTTCTTCCAACCAAACATGGGCTTAGAGAAGTGGGGAGCACAATTTTTGATTTTTGTCGACTCCTTAAATTTAAAGTTAGGAAACAGTCCAAGTCTAGCAGAGTGATATTTTTTACACGGCCTAAAAAGAAGAGTAGAATTGCCCCGTAAAGATACCAACCCTGTGCTCATAAAGATATCAAGCCTCTGCCTAAAATTTCCACCCGAGTATCTCAAGTTTCCCTCACTAACCTGAACCCCAGTAAATATCCAAATGTCCCCGAACAAATGCAGCCGGTGCGACGTCGTTTCACATCACTTAATCCCCAAACTCCCCCACCGTGGAACACTCCACCGTCTCTGCACAAGCTGCGTCCTCGTTCTCCACCGCCACGCCTTCTGTCCTATTTGCTTCACtcttcacacacacacactcccCCACACACAAACACAGCCCCTTCATGCTCTTACTGTGTGGACCCCACCTCTAAAACCCCTTATATTTGTCCCATTTGTATAAACCCTAGCACCCCTATTTTTCAAGATTCGAAGCCAATTGATTTGAATGCAGCTAGGGTTTTTCTTTGTGCTGCTAAGATTGTGTCAGCATTGATGAGTAAGGCGGTGGTTGAGGCCCGGGTTAAGGCGGAGAGGAAAGCTAAGGCTGCGATTATGTCGAGGAATAAAGCTAGGATTGCTGCTAATGTGTTTGATTGTGTTCTGGCCGAGGCGATGATAAAAGAGAAGTTGCTGGATTTTAATGATTCTAAGTGTAAGCAATTTGGGACTGGTGAAAAGGGGGATAAGTTGCTTTTGTGTAACAAATGTATTAGGCCTCTACTTGGTTCTGTTCCGAGAGGCTCCAGGTTTTGTGCTGAGTGCTCGGGCCAAGTTCGGGACAGTATGTGTTACTTTTCTTGATTATGCCTTATTTAATGTGTGCGTTTATATGTTTGAAATTAAGTAGCGTAGCTCTGAATGAGAGGTGAATTGTTGGATGGTAATCAGGTACTGTTGTTTAGCGCAAATAGTAAATGCTGGTTATGTGTCTATGAAATTGCTGTTATCGATTATATAGTAAAAATTGTGGAGTTGTTTTGGAATTGAAATGCATTTACGCAACTTTATGAGAAGCACTAGCTAGAAGTGCAATGTAATACAATtgctcatttgttttcttaataAAGGAGAGATCGCTTAAACATACGAAGAGCTCTAATAGATGTATATGTACTCTGTAACATAGCCGTTGAGATTTGGAGGTGATGGCCAAATAACATGTCATACATATAGTTGTTGTTGGAATCTGTATGTAAAATAAACgggagttaaagaatgaaaatgtCAGGATTTTGAGTACCCGCATAATCAACCATCTTAATATATACAATTGCATTATCTTGAATGTTTACTACAGCTCTGTGTTGGCCCTAGTAATATCCTGTGCTTTCATACTACATTTTCTTGTAGTGTTTGCAATATTTGTACATAAGTCAACTAGAAGTTTGCGAGATTGCATACCCACTCTTTCATACCTTAAGTGAGAGCTTAATAGTACTCACTACATGGGCTTAATATCTTATCGTTTGTATGAGCTACTTATAAAAATGTTATGATGAATGTATTTATTGCTTGGTTTTTCTTTGCCTTTTCAAGTTGATACTTTGCTAGTCCCCAACCATGGACCACAAGATACACGTAGATTGGATTATGGACATTGTTAATAGTTCTTATCTCTATCTTAAACCTGTGAATTGTCCAAAGACGAGGCACTTTCAATTTGTTTTTATTCGGGGCAGGGACTTGCGTAAATATCTCTCTGCATAAAAGTACTTGTATTCTTGTATACCTTAACAATAAAAAAGGGTTGAGCAACTGTACCTGAGGATCTTCGCTCGGATTTTCCAGCCTCCAGGATTCATGGACATGGCTAACATTTTTTAATAACAATGTCTTAGCATTTTATAACTATAAGTAGTTATTCACTTAATTTCCTAAATTTGTACTTGACAGAATTATTTACTGTTAATATTGTGTTCATGTTTTTGTGTCTTTCAGTTCTTACGCCAAACCAGACGGGCCTCCCGGATATGGATATGGCTGTTGATAAGGAATTGTTGACAGAGGCTCTGCTCAGGAACATTACTCCACCTCTCTATGAAAGGGCTATAGCCGGGCAGTCTCATAAGGCCGAACCTATTAAGAAGACAGAGAAAATGCAGAGTACAACAAAGAGGGATTCCAAATTAAAGCTGGTGGGTGAGCCTGAGGGTGAAGTTAAATTTGGAGCAACAGTAGCGGAAGAGGATGAAATGACTATTAATGAAGAAGACCTGGATGGAGTTAATGTTTGTAGAGACCGGACTGAGATTCTATTGAATGGTGGATATGAAGACAATGAAGAGGGGAATGTTGATCCAGACGCTCTGAAGAAAAAGGATAGTAAAAGGCGGTGTTCCCCTTCCAAGGAGAAAGTGGGTGGTTGGTAGAGCTGCAAATGAACAGAGTCGTTCGTGAACAAAACTCGGGATCGGCTCGTTTAAAtgaactcggctcggctcgttttcTTAAACGAGCCGATCGCGAACAAAAAATCAAGCTCGGATAATTAAATGAGCCCAGTTGAGTTTTTGGTACGTTCGACTCGGACTCGGCTCGTTTAGCTCGGACTCGGCTCAAACTCGgtaactcggctcggctcggataatttttttatatataatatataataaatatttactaatcacttgtataaagattttaaatttttaattaaaatttaatacaaattttaaagtaaaatgattaatttaataaaaatttaatacatattttaacaataaataatttaattaattttatacaTATCACTAGAGGTTGATTACTTTAACAAACAATTTCTAATTAAACCTAAACCTAAATTTCACCTCACACTTTTATTAGAGGAGTCTATGATAAAATCGACCAAAATTACGATTCCGAATAAATAAAATAGTGAGTTGTTAAACTAAATTATaacattataatatttttttaaaaaacataaaataatttttaataattatatttttcaaCCACTTAAAGGGGCTTGcttcctttattttattttatatgtcTTTTCTAATCTAAACCAAATTAACTGAAATATCAAAAATTACTAAATCTTTGACAATCGACATCAACAATTTAAAAGTAATGTAGGATTTCTAAAGTTATAGATGtttcaataattttaaaaaaaaatgattttgttcttaaaactcgaCTTAAGAAACAAGTGTAGAGTGTGAGTGTGCGTATATAATTGTAAGATGAAATTAGTATTTGATCTTCATATaacttataaaattataaattatacctTAAACTTGGTTGGTTAAAAAATATATGCGAACTATTAGTGGACAACTCGACTCGGCTCGGTTGTTCGTGAGCAAACTCGTGTtcgactcggctcggctcgtttataAACGAGCTGATCGTGAATAATTTTTTTCGGCTCGGTTTctaaactcggctcggctcggctcgttttaaaaaaaattatgctcGGCTCGGCTCGGACAGAACTCGGCTCGGTTCTGTTCGTTTGCAGCTCTAGTGGTTGGCATTGGCACAAAAAACATAAGTCAAGTTCAAAGGGAAAGAAAAGGAGCAACAAGGAAACTAACATTGTAAGCGAGAAGTCTCTGTCTTTTTTGATGTTTTTTCCTGTTTTGACTTATAATTGTTTTGGTCAATAAATGTGTGGTTTTGATAGATTGATATTTTTTGTTCGCATCCAGGGGGAAAGTTTTGTTACGGGATTGGTTAAGTGTGCTAAAGATTGCCGGGCACATTGCAAGAAAGCTGAAGCCGAGTTGAAGGGGTGTGAAGCCTAGTTTGACATAATGGAGAATCAGATAAAAGCTGCCAAGAGAAAAGTTAAGGATGCCAAGCAACAAGTGCACGCAGCAAAGAAAGATGCCCAAAATTTCGCCAAGGATATGAAAGACTCTGAGGATGCAGTGAAGCAAAAGGAGGCCGAGCTAAGAACCCGGAATAAGGAGCAGGAGCAGCAGTTTTCAGCCCTTCAGAAAGAGGTAGAGAGGTTAACTGCAGTGTTAGCCAAGCAGAAAGACATTGCCGACAGCTTAAGTGCTAAACTGGATCTTGTCCCATCTAACGCACTGGTGATTAAGAAGTATAAACAAAGTCCGAACTACAGCCATACAGTGGCCATGCAAGGTGCTTCTGGGATGAATAACTTTGCAGCTTTTGTATAGTGAATATCCTCGTTGTTATAGAGAGTGGAAAAGAGGCAGTGCGGCATAGGCCCTGGAAGCTTCCAAGAGAAATGTAAAGTTTGGTGAACTTGGCGGTGACTGGTGTGGGAGATTATTAAGCTGTGTAGTTTCTGGATCTCATAACAGACTAGTTTTATCAAAGCAAGTACCTAGTTTGTGAAGATAGATTAATAAGCCTCTATGGTGTTGCAGCTTGCAAGTCTGACATGATTTTTGTTTCACTTGAACATATTTTGTATATGATTTAGGTAAATGAAATTTAAAGATAAATTTTGGGAACATGTCCTAAAACTTTTAGATGGTCATTCTTAAGAAAAGGACTTCAATTTCAAGTAGTAAAGACCGTACATCTAGCTGTATTTGCAGAGGAACCTCAAGTAAATGATATTCCGGTCTTgtttagaaaaaaattaaaaagaatgAGTAATGATTTTTCACATACTATAATCATATAATCATGTTCATGCTCAAAGGGAATAGGTAGAATATATTATCATGTTCCTTCCTGTTATCAAAGAAAATAGGTAGAATGAATCTAGGTACGTGTAAATGAGAATGTGAATAATTTTACACATACTATTATCGCAATACAATATGGATCATAATACAATTGAAAAGGTTGTTTAACATAAGCTGTATGGTTCGTTCGAATCGAAATATAATTTCagcggccgcgcgctagatcagtGCGGGCGCGCTCAGCTTCTGAAattggccctgaattttttcttttactgattttttttttgtgtttttctctttttttcttacTTCCTCttcctactaatgtacaacaaatttgggttgcctcccaagaagcgcttgttttaagtcattagctcgacgtagaatcttgagatcaaacggacaataaaacagcactaaccacctcgcggtttgccgtgtcaccatagtaatgcttcaacctctgactattgaccttgaatgcttggcccagatcattctcaaaaatttccaccgctccatgtggaaacacagttttgattatgaagggccctgaccaccttgacttcaacttcccTGGAAAGAGATgaagacgagagttaaacaaaagaacttatagccccgacacaaatgatttgagcactagacccttatcgtgccacctcttgactttctctttatacattttgttgttctcataagctaagtttcaaagaccaatctttccttgatagacacacaactttctctaaaatacgcttgatctctctgttagataccttagcttgaccatttgtctgaggatgataatccgtaacaatgcgatgattcacattatacctttgcatcattgcagtgaacttgcgattgcaaaaatgcgacccctcatcactaattatgactcttggagttccaaatcttgtgaatatctgtttatgaagaaaattaagcactactttcacatcgttcgttggcaacgccttaacttcaacctaTTTCAACACATAATCAgccgccaacaagatatactgattgttacaagatgagacaaatggccccatgaagtcaattccccaaacatcgaagacttcaacctcgagaagcacattaagaggaatctcatccctcttggacatattacccacacgttgacattgatcacatttcaaaatgaactgatgagcatctttaaacaaggtcgACCAAAAGAAACCTACTTTAAGTATAcaagctgctgtcttttctccaccataatttcctccataagctgttgagtggaaatctcgcaagatcccccccgttttgctgtaaggaatacatctcctgatgatttggtcagctccttgtcgaaaaagaaacggctcatcccacatataccacttcacttcatgcagaaacttcttcctttgagcgtacgacaagtcgggaggcatgatattactcaccaggtagttcacaatgtctgcaaaccacggttcctCGTCTTGCACTCCGAaaagctgctcatcgggaaaagactcattgaTTAATGTCTTGTCCAGTGAAGTAGCACTTAGATcttctaaacgcgagagatgatcaacgacttgattctcagtcccctttctgtccttgatctctaactcaaattcctgaagcaaaagaacccatagGATCAttctaggcttcgagtccttcttcgagacgagataacgaattgcagcgtgatcagtgaaaactgtcactctagtcccaagtagataagatcgaaatttctcaaaaccgtatacgatagccaaaagttctttctcggtagtagtataattcagttgagcaccattcagggtcttactagcgtagtagaccacatgaaatatgttattctttttctgcccaagaactgctccaactgtatagtcacttgcatcgcacatcatctcaaaaggttcattccagtcAGATGTAGTTATGACATTTGCCGTGATTGAACTCTTTTTCAACGTCTCAAAAGCGGCAagacactcgtcatcaaacttgaaaaggacatctttctcaagcaaactgcacaatgacttcgaaatcttagagaagtccttgatgaaacgcctatagaaacccgcatgaccaagaaaactgtgaattcccttcacagaaataggtggaggaagattttcaatgacccccaccttggctttgtccacctcaagacccttactagagaccttgtgcccaagaataatgccctgtcgcaccataatgtgacatttttcccaattgagaaccagattggtctcaacacacctcttgagaacgtttTCAAGATTCTGCaggcactcatcaaatgaatcaccaaacacagagaaatcgtccatgaacacctccacattctgaccaatcatatcagagaagataaccatcatgcatctctgaaatgtggccgGTGCTCCAAGTAGTCCAAAAAAAACTCTCcgaaaggcgaaagtaccaaatggacaagtaaaagtagtcttctcctgatcttctgaagcgatacaaatctgattataacccgaatagccatccagaagatagtagcactcgtgaccagccaacctgtcgagcatctggtcaatgaaaggcaaaaggaagtgatccttcctaatggccttgttcagcttccttaGTCCTTACAAActctccatcccgtgactgttcgagtagggatgagctcattcttctaaTTAGCAACtactgtgatacctcctttcttcggtacacactgaactggactcacccaagaactgtcagaaataggatagaaaatccctgcatccagccacttaagaatttctttcttcactacttccttcgtggtcggattaagtcttctttgctgctcaaccgtaggcctgctaccttcctctaacagaattttatgcatgtaataagaagggatgattcccttaAAATCTGTTGTAGTCCAACCAATTACCGATTTGAAATCTCTTAGAATCCTCAAGAGTTTATCCTCATCACTTTCTAAAAGGTgagatgcaataataacatgcaaggtagatgcatcacctaaaaaagcatacctcaaatgtttaGGTAGTGGTTTCaactcaagagtaggagcttcctcaatagatggcttgaggcgttttgGAGAattgttcaattcctccattccaagagattcaaaaggtatatcaatcttcctcttccagggagaagcatttagatattgtaattgcttttcaccttcgtcatcttcactatctgaattccccaacaaggccttctctaagacatcagaccttagcaattgatcaagaTCTGAAGTAACCAaagaatcgaccaactccacctttaagcattCCTCATTTTTCGTAGGAAATTTTATatcattgaacacattaaaagttacatctgTTGGGAATTATGCATACATAGAAGCGTGGATTATAATTAAAACGCATAAAACCCATATAATCGTatacaaatcgtgaataaatcgagggatcaATTACTAACCCTTAAAAtcgatccaagaatgatgagcggagatctctagcagctgctcctcaagtgtgaagcactccaccggtatccaccaagagatcgaAGTAATGAAGGGAGGAAGAGGATGAGAGAATTAGGGTTGCCTCCTGTTATTTTCTTCTTGAAAATTACGGTTTGTTTtttttttggttgaggcaaatagggtttataatagtatatttataggcaaaaatttcagctgaaaattttccaaaaaaatattattattaataaccATTTAATTGAttactaataattaaaacaccttttaatcattaatcccttttctaaacactttagaaaataaatctctcacttgatttaatttccaaaagttaaattcttaattaataatattaagaatttttcttaattaatttataattaattaaatctcatttaatcaattattaaattttctaattaattatttatttcacaaataaataattaccagccattattaattaattcctccaccattaaatcattctcttttatggtgtgaccctgtaggttcaatattaagccggtagtagaaataaataataataaaactattttatcattatttatataaattctctaattaattaaatatgattaattaataaattaatcatatttattctacatcgtgagggatacttttcagcatatcgcgactatccggataatacgaattcaccgcttagaatatcaagaacctattcaatgaatatttaccgtacaatcaattccttctaccctggaacgtcccgattaaatacaaggcatggaattcatgtcaagcctatctaatttaatcatatgctttcccattcactatgctgaattctaattaatgtgaactagaaactcctttctaattccattcactctggtcagagattcctgaactagcataagtggatcatcatagaacattctcttccttcactggaaggggtagatcctttattgatcattcactatcttcgtgtacaaatt from Apium graveolens cultivar Ventura chromosome 5, ASM990537v1, whole genome shotgun sequence includes the following:
- the LOC141723981 gene encoding uncharacterized protein LOC141723981 isoform X1, translated to MQPVRRRFTSLNPQTPPPWNTPPSLHKLRPRSPPPRLLSYLLHSSHTHTPPHTNTAPSCSYCVDPTSKTPYICPICINPSTPIFQDSKPIDLNAARVFLCAAKIVSALMSKAVVEARVKAERKAKAAIMSRNKARIAANVFDCVLAEAMIKEKLLDFNDSKCKQFGTGEKGDKLLLCNKCIRPLLGSVPRGSRFCAECSGQVRDILTPNQTGLPDMDMAVDKELLTEALLRNITPPLYERAIAGQSHKAEPIKKTEKMQSTTKRDSKLKLVGEPEGEVKFGATVAEEDEMTINEEDLDGVNVCRDRTEILLNGGYEDNEEGNVDPDALKKKDSKRRCSPSKEKVGGW
- the LOC141723981 gene encoding uncharacterized protein LOC141723981 isoform X2 is translated as MQPVRRRFTSLNPQTPPPWNTPPSLHKLRPRSPPPRLLSYLLHSSHTHTPPHTNTAPSCSYCVDPTSKTPYICPICINPSTPIFQDSKPIDLNAARVFLCAAKIVSALMSKAVVEARVKAERKAKAAIMSRNKARIAANVFDCVLAEAMIKEKLLDFNDSKFLTPNQTGLPDMDMAVDKELLTEALLRNITPPLYERAIAGQSHKAEPIKKTEKMQSTTKRDSKLKLVGEPEGEVKFGATVAEEDEMTINEEDLDGVNVCRDRTEILLNGGYEDNEEGNVDPDALKKKDSKRRCSPSKEKVGGW